The proteins below come from a single Aegilops tauschii subsp. strangulata cultivar AL8/78 chromosome 6, Aet v6.0, whole genome shotgun sequence genomic window:
- the LOC109756762 gene encoding uncharacterized protein, translated as MKDHREQLLDQQNWDEVTFINDYSSLMGYLYMAIKGLGFLVLTWTTVVLLGGFVSMLHSKDFWCLTFITLVQTAGIFDVVLNEKLRYIVDALIALFGVEFTCMLGDSDPLLVNSTRFVFACIFLFVQILVLTVVLCPLAIIYVFGILMSGGISLWRLIKHDYSNPEARGVAPNLPRALDTLYYLAVLQGVLFCYRFILRLPQNTLVKKVVRDEYKCTNSEVQVVSKYLYETRRGCEKDPSFAKGRNLITVAVDKIGSNSPIDCISGVKMLYTSICIGERKLECLIQDSDDYCKQRDIVSGQHMVMKHLILSTPSSRHVLPKLLETLGLRGIHDREARYQAAMIVERLAFNINLEDFAPGIQHISSLITPLQEYTRAEPYQREYEKHLLLNPSLASGDDATGELGKAYKALLLQGMCILQNLAANGKNCRVISETPDLVSKIMAPLTFDLLHHTTEDHGAWSDVVEGSVKVLGQLTSASGETGTKLRREISSNEGAISTLRRILSCNKCNEELQQRAIWVLTNLYTDTTESNGPKDFILPKKGSSSSVRDDFVRMLVDIFMSINKCSSSVREYAGEVLSEICFHGRSSDAKIVIPATGHANNLTGVLLRDKNKTCKQAAAEILNHLFTHYIKDDEYLGGLKKAILEVIGEILCRGDETHNEKIELAKPETDKEGLLYYGLGKGISSSTSSGPQNNEKNVNGEILLCGYNTRNGNHASDKPESDIESLLDNGQGKRIISSSSSHLQNDEKRVLGKIFSSRGKTHKQEDAEDGSAKQKVGIEGQCDGTKEINEQDKMEERFQAVIKSNMSANLLSSLLSLCGMVYDMMPKSDLAPLLDASSFINKLKEVVVKKCDPPQVSNLLLCKAISKMVISLMAHPCSMLIKPGDLEGLIEALSDASKNMLDLDHSMVFHCASRSFAITPSKVDRYTHVATPSKLDRCTLASLVKKLHDMKL; from the exons ATGAAAGACCATCGGGAACAGCTTCTTGATCAACAGAATTGGGATGAAGTGACTTTTATCAATGACTATTCCTCGCTCATGGGCTACCTATACATGGCCATCAAGGGTTTGGGTTTCCTGGTGCTTACTTGGACCACCGTCGTACTTCTCGGTGGCTTCGTCTCAATGCTTCATAGCAAGGATTTTTggtgtttgacattcatcacCCTTGTGCAGACAGCTGG GATCTTCGATGTTGTTTTGAATGAAAAACTAAGATACATCGTAGATGCACTCATTGCACTGTTTGGAGTTGAATTTACGTGCATGTTGGGAGATTCAGATCCTCTGCTGGTCAATTCTACACGCTTTGTGTTTGCATGTATATTTCTATTTGTGCAAATATTGGTGTTGACCGTAGTATTGTGCCCTCTGGCAATTATCTATGTTTTTGGGATATTGATGTCTGGAGGAATTTCATTGTGGCGTCTGATCAAGCATGATTACTCCAATCCAGAAGCGAGGGGGGTAGCACCAAACCTACCACGAGCACTGGACACCTTGTACTACCTTGCTGTACTCCAAGGTGTGCTCTTCTGCTATAGGTTCATCTTGCGTCTCCCGCAGAATACGCTGGTTAAGAAAGTTGTCAGAGATGAATATAAATGTACTAACTCAGAAGTTCAAGTAGTTTCCAAGTACTTGTATGAAACAAGGAGGGGATGTGAAAAGGACCCTTCATTTGCGAAAGGAAGGAACCTCATCACGGTTGCTGTTGACAAGATCGGTTCCAATTCACCTATTGACTGCATTTCCGGGGTGAAGATGTTGTACACATCCATATGCATTGGGGAGAGGAAACTGGAGTGTCTCATACAGGACAGTGATGACTACTGTAAACAACGGGACATCGTCAGTGGGCAACACATGGTGATGAAACATTTGATCTTGTCTACACCATCCTCGAGACATGTACTACCGAAACTGCTGGAGACGCTGGGTTTAAGAGGCATACATGACAGGGAGGCAAGGTACCAGGCCGCGATGATAGTTGAGCGTCTCGCATTTAACATCAATTTGGAGGACTTTGCCCCTGGGATTCAACACATATCTTCCTTAATCACGCCACTGCAAGAATACACTAGAGCTGAGCCATATCAGAGAGAATATGAGAAACATTTGTTGTTGAACCCTTCACTAGCCAGTGGTGATGATGCCACTGGTGAACTTGGGAAGGCATACAAGGCGTTGTTGCTGCAAGGCATGTGTATCCTCCAAAATCTTGCAGCTAATGGAAAGAACTGTAGAGTCATTAGCGAAACCCCAGATTTGGTCTCCAAGATCATGGCACCTCTGACTTTTGACCTACTCCACCACACCACCGAAGATCATGGTGCATGGTCTGACGTAGTGGAGGGATCAGTCAAAGTGTTGGGTCAATTAACTAGTGCTTCAGGAGAAACTGGGACCAAACTTCGTCGTGAAATCTCTAGCAATGAAGGAGCAATCAGTACTCTGAGGAGGATTCTTAGCTGTAATAAATGTAATGAAGAGCTACAGCAAAGAGCCATTTGGGTTCTCACAAATCTGTACACGGATACTACTGAAAGCAATGGACCAAAAGATTTTATTCTTCCAAAGAAAGGAAGCAGCTCCTCTGTCAGGGACGATTTTGTTAGGATGTTGGTGGACATCTTCATGAGCATTAACAAGTGTAGCTCCTCTGTCAGAGAATACGCTGGGGAAGTACTGTCGGAGATATGTTTCCATGGCAGAAGTAGTGATGCCAAAATAGTCATACCAGCAACTGGGCATGCTAATAATCTCACCGGTGTACTTTTACGAGACAAAAACAAGACATGTAAACAAGCAGCAGCTGAAATCCTCAACCATCTATTTACTCATTACATCAAGGATGATGAATACCTTGGAGGACTTAAAAAAGCAATCCTCGAG GTGATTGGAGAAATACTTTGTCGTGGAGATGAAACACATAATGAAAAAATCGAGCTGGCCAAACCAGAAACCGACAAAGAAGGCCTACTTTATTATGGTCTGGGCAAAGGAATTAGCTCTTCTACCTCCTCTGGTCCTCAAAACAATGAGAAAAAT GTGAATGGCGAAATACTTCTTTGTGGATATAACACACGTAATGGAAACCATGCTTCTGACAAACCAGAAAGTGACATAGAAAGCCTACTTGATAATGGCCAGGGAAAGAGAATtatctcttcttcctcctctcatCTACAAAACGATGAGAAAAGA GTGCTTGGAAAAATATTTAGTTCTAGAGGAAAAACACATAAACAAGAAGACGCCGAAGATGGGTCCGCCAAACAAAAAGTTGGTATAGAAGGACAATGTGATGGCACAAAAGAAATCAATGAGCAGGACAAGATGGAAGAGAGATTCCAGGCAGTCATAAAATCAAATATGTCAGCGAACTTGCTATCATCCTTGTTATCCCTTTGTGGGATGGTCTATGACATGATGCCGAAAAGCGATTTGGCTCCTCTGTTGGATGCATCTAGCTTTATTAACAAACTCAAGGAGGTGGTAGTGAAAAAATGTGACCCACCCCAAGTCAGCAACCTGTTATTGTGTAAGGCTATAAGTAAGATGGTTATATCACTGATGGCACACCCCTGCAGCATGCTCATCAAACCAGGGGACCTTGAGGGCTTGATAGAGGCACTCTCTGATGCTTCCAAGAACATGCTCGATCTTGACCACTCCATGGTTTTCCACTGTGCCAGCAGATCCTTTGCAATCACACCGTCGAAGGTTGACAGGTATACCCACGTAGCCACGCCTTCAAAGCTTGACAGGTGTACCCTTGCGTCCCTCGTGAAAAAATTGCATGATATGAAGTTATAA